In Tenrec ecaudatus isolate mTenEca1 chromosome 5, mTenEca1.hap1, whole genome shotgun sequence, the following are encoded in one genomic region:
- the LOC142449232 gene encoding CDC42 small effector protein 2-like: MGEFWLCFNCCIAEQPQPKRRRRIYRSMMGEPTNFVHTVLVGSGDLFSGMNFVSSIQNQMQSKSSYRPGMAANVQMQLVDTKAG; the protein is encoded by the coding sequence TGAATTCTGGTTGTGTTTCAACTGCTGTATTGCGGAGCAGCCCCAGCCTAAAAGGCGACGGCGGATTTACCGAAGTATGATGGGTGAACCAACCAACTTTGTGCACACAGTCCTCGTCGGTTCAGGAGACCTGTTCAGTGGGATGAACTTTGTCAGCTCCATTCAGAACCAGATGCAGTCCAAGAGCAGCTACAGGCCTGGAATGGCTGCCAACGTGCAGATGCAGCTGGTGGACACGAAAGCGGGAtag